The following proteins are co-located in the Labrys monachus genome:
- a CDS encoding MMPL family transporter: MVEAFVLRVVQACIRHAFATLALALLVFLAAAGYTATHFEINTNSGDLISPNVEWRRHEAAFNAAFPNLIADDVVVVDARTADQADAAAAALAKRLAEAPKAIRVVRQTGGGAFFVRNGLLFLPQEKVNRVVATLMRAQAFLAPLAADPSLRGLGQMLAGIGGGLAAGQISPDALDPRPLAAIAATLEDVLAGRPASFAWNGMVDSGGETRSTRRLLLVRPVLDFGDLQPGHLAADAIRSAARELGLTPANGVTVRLTGDVPMADEEFGTLAEGAGLNGALTMLAVLVILWLALRSGRIILAVVISLFVGLAATAALGLLMVGAFNLISVAFAVLFVGLGVDFGIQFSVRYREQRHREDDLAAALQQTALKAGRPLALAAVAVAAGFYSFLPTSYRGLSELGLIAGSGMIVAFITSITVLPALIRLLKPAGEREPVGFLFLAPVDRFTARHRYPILIVTLLVVAAGLPLLWHVRFDFNPIHLRSAAVESVSTFIDLTKAPDTSPATIHILRPSLQSAQDTAQALDRLPEVGRTLTLASFIPDHQAEKLAAIATAKAALAPVLAARPAVAPPSDEEVVASLRQAAQAFDGIARTDHDLRLAGLAGALKRLADAPPETRGRAQTALFATFPAMLAQLKESLEASPVTLDDLPADLRGDWTTPDGGAAVEVFARGDSNDNAVLRQFATAVRAVAPDATGYPVTIQDASETVVRAFLQAGALALASITVLLILVLKRITDVLLTLIPLLLAGVVTLELTVLLDLPLNFANIIALPLLLGVGVAFKVYFVMAWRSGERNLLASSLTRAVLFSAATTAAAFGSLWFSHHPGTSSMGELLALSLACTLAAAVLFQPILMGPPRKAEAPE; the protein is encoded by the coding sequence ATGGTGGAAGCCTTCGTTCTTCGCGTCGTCCAGGCCTGCATCCGGCATGCCTTCGCTACCCTGGCCTTGGCTCTCCTCGTCTTTCTTGCCGCCGCCGGCTACACGGCCACCCATTTCGAGATCAACACCAATTCCGGCGACCTGATCTCGCCCAACGTCGAATGGCGCCGCCACGAGGCGGCGTTCAATGCCGCCTTTCCGAACCTGATCGCCGACGACGTCGTCGTGGTCGACGCCCGGACGGCGGACCAGGCCGACGCCGCCGCGGCGGCGCTGGCGAAACGGCTCGCCGAGGCGCCGAAGGCGATCCGGGTCGTCCGCCAAACCGGCGGCGGCGCCTTCTTCGTGCGCAACGGACTGCTCTTCCTGCCGCAGGAGAAGGTGAACCGCGTGGTCGCCACGCTCATGCGCGCGCAGGCCTTCCTGGCGCCCCTGGCCGCGGATCCCAGCCTGCGCGGCCTCGGCCAGATGCTGGCGGGCATCGGCGGCGGCCTGGCGGCCGGCCAGATCTCGCCCGACGCCCTCGACCCGCGCCCGCTGGCGGCCATCGCGGCGACCCTGGAGGACGTGCTCGCCGGCCGCCCCGCCTCCTTCGCCTGGAACGGCATGGTCGACAGCGGCGGCGAGACGCGCAGCACGCGCCGCCTGCTCCTCGTGCGGCCCGTCCTCGACTTCGGCGATCTCCAGCCCGGGCACCTCGCCGCCGACGCGATCCGGAGCGCGGCCAGGGAACTCGGCCTCACGCCCGCGAACGGCGTCACCGTGCGGCTGACGGGCGACGTGCCGATGGCGGACGAGGAGTTCGGCACCCTGGCGGAAGGAGCCGGGCTGAACGGCGCCCTCACCATGCTGGCCGTGCTCGTCATCCTCTGGCTCGCGCTGCGGTCGGGGCGGATCATCCTCGCCGTGGTGATCAGCCTCTTCGTCGGCCTCGCGGCCACCGCCGCGCTCGGCCTGCTGATGGTCGGCGCCTTCAACCTGATCTCCGTCGCCTTCGCCGTGCTCTTCGTCGGGCTCGGCGTCGATTTCGGCATCCAGTTCAGCGTGCGCTATCGTGAGCAGCGCCACCGGGAGGACGACCTGGCGGCCGCGCTGCAGCAGACGGCGCTGAAGGCCGGGCGGCCCCTCGCTTTGGCTGCCGTCGCGGTCGCCGCCGGCTTCTACTCCTTCCTGCCGACATCCTATCGCGGGCTGTCCGAGCTCGGGCTCATCGCCGGCAGCGGCATGATCGTGGCCTTCATCACCAGCATCACGGTGCTGCCCGCCCTGATCCGCCTTCTCAAGCCGGCGGGCGAGCGCGAGCCCGTCGGCTTCCTCTTCCTGGCTCCGGTCGACCGCTTCACCGCACGCCATCGCTATCCGATCCTGATCGTCACGCTGCTGGTGGTGGCAGCCGGCCTTCCCCTGCTCTGGCATGTCCGGTTCGATTTCAATCCGATCCATCTGCGCAGCGCGGCGGTGGAATCCGTCTCGACCTTCATCGACCTGACCAAGGCCCCCGACACCAGCCCGGCGACGATCCATATCCTGCGGCCCTCGCTGCAGAGCGCGCAGGACACGGCCCAGGCGCTCGACCGCCTGCCCGAGGTCGGAAGAACGCTGACGCTCGCCTCCTTCATCCCGGACCACCAGGCTGAGAAGCTTGCCGCCATCGCCACCGCCAAGGCGGCGCTGGCGCCAGTGCTGGCGGCGAGGCCGGCGGTGGCGCCCCCTTCGGACGAGGAGGTCGTCGCCTCCCTCCGGCAGGCCGCCCAGGCCTTCGACGGCATCGCGCGCACCGATCACGACCTGCGGCTCGCCGGGCTCGCCGGCGCCCTCAAGCGGCTGGCCGATGCGCCGCCGGAAACCCGTGGGCGCGCCCAGACGGCCCTGTTCGCGACCTTTCCGGCCATGCTCGCCCAGTTGAAGGAGAGCCTTGAGGCTTCGCCCGTGACGCTGGACGATCTCCCGGCCGACCTGCGGGGCGACTGGACCACGCCGGACGGAGGCGCCGCGGTGGAGGTGTTCGCGCGCGGCGATTCCAACGACAATGCGGTGCTGCGCCAGTTCGCCACTGCGGTGCGTGCGGTCGCGCCGGATGCGACGGGCTATCCGGTGACGATCCAGGACGCGAGCGAGACCGTGGTGCGCGCCTTCCTGCAGGCGGGCGCCCTGGCGCTGGCCAGCATCACCGTCCTGCTCATCCTCGTGCTGAAGCGCATCACCGACGTGCTGCTCACGTTGATCCCCCTGCTGCTGGCCGGCGTAGTGACGCTGGAGCTGACGGTGCTGCTCGACCTGCCGCTCAACTTCGCCAACATCATCGCCCTGCCGCTGCTGCTCGGGGTCGGCGTCGCCTTCAAGGTCTATTTCGTCATGGCCTGGCGCTCGGGCGAACGCAACCTCCTGGCGTCGAGCCTGACGAGGGCGGTCCTCTTCAGCGCCGCCACCACCGCCGCCGCCTTCGGAAGCCTGTGGTTCTCGCATCATCCCGGCACGTCCAGCATGGGCGAGCTGCTCGCCTTGTCGCTCGCCTGCACGCTCGCCGCAGCGGTGCTGTTCCAGCCGATCCTGATGGGCCCCCCGCGCAAGGCGGAGGCCCCCGAATAG
- the ispH gene encoding 4-hydroxy-3-methylbut-2-enyl diphosphate reductase, with protein MKVILAMPRGFCAGVIRAIEIVELALERYGAPVYVRHEIVHNRHVVESLEAKGARFVENLDDIPPGAITIFSAHGVAQVVEDEARGRGLPVLDATCPLVAKVHNQGRRYAAQGRVVILIGHAGHPEVVGTMGRMSGEVHLVQTVADVAALPLALDTPLAYVTQTTLSIDDTRAIIVALERRFSNVTGPDTRDICYATQNRQWAVRELAKSADVILVVGSSNSSNSNRLREIGEECGIPSYLIADESKLDREWIRNARSVGLTAGASAPEVLIERVIDRLAEWRDIDVSTLAGREERIQFRLPAELVEG; from the coding sequence ATGAAGGTCATTCTCGCTATGCCTCGCGGGTTCTGCGCCGGTGTCATCCGCGCGATCGAAATCGTCGAACTCGCTCTCGAGAGATATGGCGCTCCGGTCTATGTCAGGCATGAAATCGTCCACAACCGCCATGTCGTCGAGAGTCTCGAGGCAAAGGGCGCCCGGTTCGTCGAGAATCTCGACGACATTCCGCCGGGCGCGATAACGATCTTCAGCGCGCATGGCGTGGCCCAAGTCGTCGAGGACGAAGCACGCGGGCGCGGCCTGCCGGTGCTGGACGCGACCTGCCCGCTCGTCGCCAAGGTGCACAACCAGGGCCGGCGTTATGCCGCACAGGGGCGCGTCGTCATTCTCATCGGGCATGCCGGCCATCCGGAAGTCGTCGGCACCATGGGCCGCATGTCCGGCGAGGTGCATCTGGTGCAGACCGTGGCCGACGTCGCGGCGCTTCCGCTCGCGCTCGATACCCCGCTCGCCTATGTGACGCAGACGACGTTGAGCATCGACGACACCCGTGCCATCATCGTCGCGCTCGAGCGGCGCTTCAGCAACGTCACCGGGCCGGATACGCGCGACATCTGCTATGCCACGCAGAACAGGCAATGGGCGGTGCGCGAACTCGCCAAGAGCGCCGACGTGATCCTGGTGGTGGGGTCGAGCAACAGCTCCAATTCGAACCGGCTGCGCGAGATCGGCGAGGAATGCGGCATTCCCAGCTACCTCATCGCCGACGAGAGCAAGCTCGACCGGGAATGGATCCGCAACGCCCGCAGCGTCGGCCTGACGGCGGGCGCCTCGGCTCCCGAAGTGCTGATCGAGCGCGTCATCGACCGCCTGGCCGAATGGCGCGATATCGACGTCTCCACCCTCGCCGGCCGGGAAGAGCGCATCCAGTTCCGCCTGCCCGCCGAGCTGGTCGAAGGCTGA
- the hpnH gene encoding adenosyl-hopene transferase HpnH, whose protein sequence is MGIPLNQMARIGAYILKNEILRTKRYPLVLMLEPLFRCNLACAGCGKIDYPAPILNQRLSVAECLGAADECPAPVVVIAGGEPLLHRELPEIVEKLLAKGKFVTVCTNALLMEKKLGQYKPHKNFNWSVHLDGDKPMHDKSVCQTGVYDKAVAAIKAGKAAGFRVNINCTLFNDAQPDNVAAFLDTMKPLGVDGITISPGYAYERAPDQQHFLNRKATKTLFREIFKRGRNGRNWEFFQSGLFLDFLAGNQTYHCTPWGNPTRTVFGWQKPCYLLGEGYAKTFKELMEDTNWDSYGTGNYEKCADCMVHSGFEATAVKDAFKHPLKMLSVALKGPRTDGPMAPEIPLDRQRPPEFTFSRHVEHKLEEIRTRKAEAELPADAAE, encoded by the coding sequence GTGGGCATACCCCTCAATCAGATGGCGCGCATCGGCGCCTACATCCTGAAGAACGAGATCCTGCGCACCAAGCGTTATCCGCTGGTGCTGATGCTCGAGCCGCTCTTCCGCTGCAATCTCGCCTGTGCGGGCTGCGGCAAGATCGATTATCCCGCGCCGATCCTCAACCAGCGCCTGTCCGTCGCCGAATGCCTGGGCGCCGCGGATGAATGTCCGGCGCCCGTGGTGGTGATCGCCGGCGGCGAGCCCCTGCTGCACCGCGAATTGCCCGAGATCGTCGAGAAGCTGCTCGCGAAGGGCAAGTTCGTCACCGTCTGCACCAATGCGCTGCTGATGGAGAAGAAGCTCGGCCAGTACAAGCCGCACAAGAACTTCAACTGGTCGGTGCATCTGGACGGCGACAAGCCGATGCACGACAAGTCTGTCTGCCAGACCGGCGTCTACGACAAGGCGGTGGCGGCGATCAAGGCCGGCAAGGCCGCTGGCTTCCGGGTCAACATCAACTGCACCCTGTTCAACGACGCCCAGCCGGACAATGTGGCGGCCTTCCTCGACACCATGAAGCCGCTCGGCGTCGACGGCATCACCATCTCCCCTGGCTATGCCTATGAGCGGGCGCCCGACCAGCAGCACTTCCTGAACCGCAAGGCGACCAAGACGCTGTTCCGCGAGATCTTCAAGCGCGGCCGCAACGGCCGGAACTGGGAGTTCTTCCAGTCCGGGCTTTTCCTCGACTTCCTGGCCGGCAACCAGACCTATCACTGCACGCCCTGGGGCAACCCGACGCGCACCGTGTTCGGCTGGCAGAAGCCGTGCTACCTGCTCGGCGAAGGCTATGCCAAGACCTTCAAGGAGCTGATGGAAGACACCAACTGGGATTCCTACGGCACCGGCAACTACGAGAAATGCGCCGACTGCATGGTGCATAGCGGCTTCGAGGCGACGGCGGTGAAGGACGCCTTCAAGCATCCCCTGAAGATGCTGAGCGTTGCCCTCAAGGGACCGCGCACCGACGGGCCGATGGCGCCGGAAATCCCGCTCGACCGCCAGCGTCCGCCTGAATTTACCTTCTCACGGCATGTCGAGCACAAGCTTGAGGAGATCCGGACACGCAAGGCCGAGGCCGAGCTGCCGGCGGACGCGGCGGAGTGA
- a CDS encoding phosphorylase family protein: MRKSEAMPSTASPPPPCVLAVVGLQAEARIAQDPRVKTVCGGGQAALLKARLAEALAAGGVAGLASFGIAGGLDAGLRPGTAVLARWVAGAGGRWTADAAWLAALTARCPGMVAAGIVGSDHAIGTPQARQGLQASTGAAAVDMESHVVAEMAQAHGLPFVAIRVVADAAERTLPAAALIPLRPDGRPDIGRILAAVAADPGQIPALIRVARETGKAFASLRRVRRQLGLGLACPDLLKLVLDMP; the protein is encoded by the coding sequence ATGAGGAAGAGCGAAGCCATGCCGTCCACCGCCTCGCCTCCGCCGCCCTGCGTGCTCGCCGTCGTCGGCCTGCAGGCGGAAGCGCGCATCGCGCAGGACCCGCGCGTGAAAACGGTCTGCGGCGGCGGACAGGCGGCGCTGCTGAAGGCACGGCTGGCCGAGGCGCTCGCCGCGGGCGGCGTCGCCGGCCTCGCCAGCTTCGGCATTGCCGGCGGACTCGATGCCGGGCTTCGGCCCGGAACGGCGGTTCTCGCCCGCTGGGTCGCCGGCGCGGGCGGCCGCTGGACCGCCGATGCCGCCTGGCTGGCGGCGCTGACGGCGCGCTGTCCCGGCATGGTCGCCGCGGGCATCGTCGGGAGCGACCATGCCATCGGCACGCCGCAGGCCCGGCAAGGCCTCCAGGCCTCGACCGGCGCGGCGGCCGTCGATATGGAATCGCATGTCGTCGCCGAAATGGCGCAGGCGCACGGCCTGCCCTTCGTCGCCATCCGCGTCGTCGCCGACGCGGCGGAGCGGACCCTGCCGGCGGCGGCACTCATTCCCCTGCGGCCGGACGGCCGGCCCGACATCGGGCGCATACTCGCGGCCGTCGCCGCCGATCCCGGTCAGATCCCGGCGCTCATCCGTGTCGCGCGCGAGACCGGCAAGGCCTTCGCCTCACTCCGCCGCGTCCGCCGGCAGCTCGGCCTCGGCCTTGCGTGTCCGGATCTCCTCAAGCTTGTGCTCGACATGCCGTGA
- the shc gene encoding squalene--hopene cyclase — translation MTIVEDAPKPKPALPDLDRAVRSGRQALLSRQRPDGHWVFELEADATIPAEYVLLRHYRGEPEDAGLEARIATYLRRIQGSHGGWPLFEGGALDISASVKAYFALKMIGDAPDLPHMKRAREAILAAGGAARSNVFTRILLALYRVVPWRAVPVMPAEIMLLPRWFPFHLTKISYWARTVIVPLLILQALKPAARNPRGVGIDELFLVPPDKVRHWPKGPHQKAPYSQIFGGIDRVLRLAEPFFPGASRKRSIDKAVAFVTERLNGEDGLGAIYPAMANAVMAFDALGYPADHPALVVARRSIEKLLVHRETETYCQPCVSPVWDTALVCHALLESGEDARAPEVHRGLAWLKPRQVLDVKGDWAELRPDVRPGGWAFQYANDHYPDLDDTAVVVMAMDRAQSAAGHEEFAGAIARGREWIEGLQSRNGGWGAFDADNDYDYLNHIPFSDHGALLDPPTADVTGRCLSMLGQLGATAKTSAAVARALDYLWRTQEKDGSWYGRWGVNYVYGTWSVLCGLNAVGVDPASPPVRRAVDWLIAIQNEDGGWGEDCASYKLDYAGYEKAASAASQTAWAVLGLMAAGEANHPAVTTGVQWLLDRQEGDGLWPEEAYTGTGFPRVFYLRYHGYAKFFPLWAVSRYRTLMKGNGVAVLHGM, via the coding sequence ATGACCATCGTCGAGGACGCCCCCAAACCCAAGCCCGCTTTGCCCGATCTCGACCGGGCCGTGCGGTCCGGCCGGCAGGCGCTGCTGTCGCGCCAGCGCCCGGACGGCCATTGGGTGTTCGAGCTCGAAGCCGATGCGACCATTCCCGCCGAATATGTCCTGCTGCGCCATTATCGCGGCGAGCCCGAGGATGCCGGCCTCGAAGCGAGGATCGCCACCTATCTGCGCCGCATCCAGGGCAGCCATGGCGGATGGCCGCTGTTCGAAGGCGGCGCACTCGACATCAGCGCCAGCGTCAAGGCCTATTTCGCCCTCAAGATGATCGGGGATGCCCCGGACCTGCCGCATATGAAGCGAGCGCGGGAAGCCATCCTCGCCGCGGGCGGCGCGGCGCGGAGCAACGTGTTCACCCGCATCCTGCTGGCGCTCTACCGCGTGGTGCCCTGGCGCGCCGTGCCGGTGATGCCGGCCGAGATCATGCTGCTGCCGCGCTGGTTTCCGTTCCATCTCACCAAGATCTCCTACTGGGCGCGGACGGTCATCGTGCCGCTCCTCATCCTGCAGGCGCTGAAGCCTGCCGCCAGGAACCCGCGCGGCGTCGGCATCGACGAGCTCTTCCTCGTGCCGCCCGACAAGGTGCGGCACTGGCCGAAGGGCCCGCACCAGAAGGCGCCCTATTCGCAGATCTTCGGCGGCATCGACCGCGTGCTTCGCCTGGCCGAGCCGTTCTTTCCCGGTGCCTCACGCAAGCGCTCGATCGACAAGGCGGTGGCTTTCGTGACCGAGCGCCTCAACGGCGAGGACGGGCTCGGCGCGATCTACCCGGCGATGGCGAACGCCGTCATGGCCTTCGATGCGCTCGGCTATCCTGCCGACCATCCCGCGCTGGTGGTCGCCCGGCGCTCGATCGAGAAGCTGCTGGTGCACAGGGAGACGGAGACCTACTGCCAGCCCTGCGTCTCGCCGGTGTGGGATACGGCGCTGGTCTGCCATGCCCTGCTGGAATCGGGAGAGGATGCGCGGGCCCCCGAGGTCCATCGCGGCCTTGCCTGGCTGAAGCCCCGGCAGGTCCTCGACGTCAAGGGCGACTGGGCGGAACTGCGCCCCGACGTCCGCCCCGGCGGCTGGGCTTTCCAGTATGCGAACGACCACTATCCGGACCTCGACGACACCGCGGTGGTGGTGATGGCGATGGACCGCGCCCAGAGCGCGGCCGGACATGAGGAATTCGCCGGCGCCATCGCCCGGGGCCGCGAATGGATCGAGGGGCTGCAGAGCCGCAATGGCGGTTGGGGCGCCTTCGACGCCGACAACGACTATGACTATCTGAACCACATCCCCTTCTCCGACCATGGCGCGCTGCTCGACCCGCCGACGGCGGACGTCACCGGCCGCTGCCTGTCGATGCTGGGTCAGCTCGGGGCCACCGCGAAGACGAGCGCGGCGGTCGCCCGCGCGCTCGACTATCTCTGGCGGACCCAGGAGAAGGACGGCAGCTGGTACGGCCGCTGGGGCGTCAACTATGTCTACGGCACCTGGTCGGTCCTGTGCGGGCTCAATGCCGTCGGCGTCGATCCGGCATCGCCGCCCGTCCGCCGCGCGGTCGACTGGCTGATCGCCATCCAGAACGAAGACGGCGGCTGGGGCGAGGACTGCGCCAGCTACAAGCTCGATTATGCCGGCTATGAGAAGGCCGCCAGCGCGGCCTCGCAGACGGCCTGGGCCGTGCTCGGCCTGATGGCCGCCGGCGAGGCGAACCACCCCGCCGTGACGACGGGCGTGCAATGGCTGCTCGACCGCCAGGAAGGCGACGGGCTATGGCCCGAGGAGGCCTATACCGGCACAGGCTTCCCGCGCGTCTTCTATCTGCGCTATCACGGCTATGCGAAATTCTTCCCGCTCTGGGCGGTTTCCCGCTACCGCACTCTGATGAAGGGCAACGGCGTGGCCGTGCTGCACGGAATGTGA
- the hpnE gene encoding hydroxysqualene dehydroxylase HpnE codes for MPPGTVHVVGAGLAGLSAATRLADRGWTVRLYEAAPQAGGRCRSYVDQALGTTIDNGNHLLLSGNQAALAFLDLVGARGQLVGPEHASFDFVDLRSGERWRLQPSAGRIPWWIFSKARRVPGSRPLDYLALLRLRFARHGATIGEAMACSGPLYERLWHPLLLAALNTEPPAASASLADAVIRNTLERGGAACRPLVARAGLSATFVDPALAFLDRHGAAVRFGSRLRSIAFAGARVERLEFAEGAVDVAAGEQVVLAVPAPVAAQLLPGIETPVEHRAIVNGHFRIDVLPGAPPMIGVVGGEAEWVFTYPGRISTTTSGADRLIDQPREALAEILWRDAAAALGLHGPLPPWQIVKERRATFAALPREEARRPPAATRWTNLALAGDYTATGLPATIEGAVRSGVAAADVVERTAVPGEHPAGSQKAVAA; via the coding sequence ATGCCGCCGGGAACCGTCCATGTCGTCGGCGCCGGATTGGCCGGCCTGTCCGCGGCGACCCGGCTCGCCGATCGCGGCTGGACCGTCCGCCTCTACGAGGCGGCGCCGCAGGCGGGCGGGCGCTGCCGGTCCTATGTCGACCAGGCCCTGGGCACCACGATCGACAACGGCAACCATCTCCTGCTCTCCGGCAACCAGGCCGCCCTCGCCTTTCTCGACCTCGTCGGGGCGCGCGGCCAGCTCGTCGGTCCGGAGCACGCCTCCTTCGACTTCGTGGATCTTCGCAGCGGCGAGCGATGGCGCCTGCAGCCGAGCGCCGGCCGGATCCCCTGGTGGATCTTCAGCAAGGCGCGGCGCGTGCCCGGCAGCCGCCCGCTCGACTATCTGGCGCTGCTCCGCCTGCGCTTCGCCCGGCATGGCGCCACCATCGGCGAGGCCATGGCCTGCAGCGGCCCGCTCTATGAGCGCCTGTGGCATCCCCTGCTGCTGGCGGCCCTCAACACCGAGCCGCCGGCGGCCAGTGCCAGCCTCGCCGATGCGGTGATCCGCAACACGCTGGAGCGCGGCGGCGCGGCCTGCCGGCCTCTCGTCGCCCGCGCCGGCCTCTCGGCCACCTTCGTCGACCCCGCCCTCGCCTTCCTCGATCGGCACGGCGCGGCGGTCCGCTTCGGCAGCCGGCTGCGCTCGATCGCGTTCGCCGGGGCCCGCGTCGAGCGCCTGGAATTCGCCGAGGGCGCGGTCGACGTCGCAGCCGGCGAGCAGGTCGTGCTGGCCGTTCCCGCGCCGGTCGCCGCCCAGCTCCTGCCCGGCATCGAGACCCCTGTCGAGCACCGCGCCATCGTCAACGGCCATTTCAGGATCGACGTGCTCCCCGGCGCCCCGCCCATGATCGGCGTCGTCGGCGGCGAGGCCGAGTGGGTCTTCACCTATCCCGGCCGCATCTCGACGACGACGAGCGGGGCCGACCGGCTGATCGACCAGCCGCGCGAAGCGCTCGCCGAAATTCTGTGGCGCGACGCCGCCGCCGCCCTCGGCCTGCACGGCCCCCTGCCGCCCTGGCAGATCGTCAAGGAACGCCGCGCGACCTTCGCTGCGCTGCCGCGGGAGGAAGCCCGTCGCCCGCCGGCCGCGACCCGCTGGACCAATCTCGCCCTCGCCGGCGACTACACCGCCACCGGCCTGCCCGCCACGATCGAAGGCGCGGTACGCTCTGGCGTCGCGGCGGCGGATGTGGTGGAAAGAACCGCCGTGCCGGGCGAGCACCCGGCCGGCAGCCAGAAGGCCGTTGCCGCATGA
- the hpnD gene encoding presqualene diphosphate synthase HpnD, producing MTQAQAPAATASRAKGSSFYAAMRILPRQQREAMYAVYDICRAVDDVADEGGTSEQRLAELENWRRDLDALYAGEAPGRFAAVAPTVRQYGLRQADFIALLDGMTMDAEGDIRGPDMATLDLYCDRVASAVGRLSNQIFGIRGGDSVLLAHHLGRALQLTNILRDIDEDAGLGRLYLPDEALAEADIASRDPAEVMAHPAVARACRPLVLQARAHFNEAAAVLRRIPRSVSRAPRLMGAVYGLLLDRLEARGFRQPRERVRLDKLTLLMLLVRHGLV from the coding sequence ATGACACAGGCGCAAGCACCGGCGGCGACCGCGAGCCGCGCCAAGGGCAGTTCCTTCTATGCCGCGATGCGCATCCTGCCGCGCCAGCAGCGCGAGGCGATGTATGCCGTCTACGATATCTGCCGCGCCGTCGACGACGTCGCCGACGAGGGCGGGACGTCGGAACAGCGCCTCGCCGAACTGGAGAACTGGCGGCGCGACCTCGATGCGCTCTATGCCGGCGAGGCGCCGGGCCGGTTTGCGGCCGTCGCCCCCACGGTGCGGCAATACGGCCTGCGGCAGGCCGACTTCATCGCGCTGCTCGACGGCATGACGATGGATGCCGAGGGCGACATCCGCGGCCCCGACATGGCGACGCTCGACCTCTATTGCGACCGGGTGGCGAGCGCTGTCGGTCGGCTGTCCAACCAGATCTTCGGCATTCGCGGCGGCGACAGCGTCCTGCTCGCCCATCACCTCGGCCGCGCCCTGCAGCTGACCAACATCCTGCGCGATATCGACGAGGATGCCGGTCTCGGACGTCTCTATCTGCCCGACGAGGCGCTGGCCGAGGCCGACATCGCCAGCCGCGACCCGGCGGAGGTGATGGCGCATCCCGCCGTCGCCAGGGCCTGCCGTCCTCTGGTCCTGCAGGCCCGGGCCCATTTCAACGAGGCCGCGGCCGTGCTGCGCCGCATCCCCCGCTCGGTGTCGCGCGCCCCGCGCCTGATGGGCGCCGTCTACGGCCTCCTGCTCGACCGCCTGGAGGCACGGGGCTTCCGGCAGCCGCGCGAGCGCGTGCGGCTCGACAAGCTCACCCTGCTGATGCTCCTCGTCCGCCATGGCCTGGTGTGA
- the hpnC gene encoding squalene synthase HpnC → MDTASSARTGKGAGDENFPVASWLIAPQHRPAIFAFYDFVRTADDVADHAMLAPSEKLRLLDQLEAGLAGRDDREAVAVALRSVLRERGLGPQHAIDLLNAFRLDVHKLRYETWEELIDYCRLSAMPVGRYVLDVHGESQALWPANDALCAALQIINHLQDCGKDYRALDRVYVPGEAMAEAGVDVAALGADRASPALRLCLHGLARRTGTLLEEARGFSADIQNRRLSLEVAIIHRLADRLVHRLERRDPLSERVHLGKAHALGVVIGVLAGRWRRRPKRPAPALRVPT, encoded by the coding sequence ATGGACACCGCCTCCTCCGCCAGGACCGGCAAGGGCGCCGGCGACGAGAATTTTCCCGTCGCCTCCTGGCTCATCGCGCCGCAACATCGCCCGGCGATCTTCGCCTTCTATGATTTCGTGCGCACGGCCGACGACGTGGCGGACCACGCCATGCTCGCACCCTCGGAGAAACTGCGGCTGCTGGACCAGCTCGAGGCGGGCCTCGCCGGCCGCGACGACCGGGAAGCGGTCGCCGTGGCGCTGCGTTCGGTCCTGCGCGAGCGCGGCCTCGGCCCGCAGCATGCGATCGATCTCCTCAACGCCTTCCGCCTCGATGTGCACAAGCTGCGCTACGAAACCTGGGAGGAACTCATCGACTATTGCCGCCTGTCCGCCATGCCCGTGGGGCGCTACGTCCTCGACGTCCACGGCGAGAGCCAGGCGCTGTGGCCGGCGAACGATGCGCTCTGCGCCGCGCTGCAGATCATCAACCACCTCCAGGACTGCGGAAAGGACTACCGCGCGCTCGACCGCGTCTACGTGCCGGGCGAAGCGATGGCGGAAGCCGGCGTCGACGTCGCCGCCCTGGGCGCCGACCGCGCTTCGCCCGCCCTGCGCCTCTGCCTCCACGGCCTGGCGCGCCGGACGGGGACGCTGCTGGAGGAGGCCCGCGGCTTTTCGGCCGATATCCAGAACCGCCGGCTGTCCCTGGAAGTCGCGATCATCCATCGCCTGGCCGACCGTCTGGTGCACCGGCTGGAACGCCGCGATCCGCTGAGCGAGCGGGTGCATCTGGGCAAGGCCCACGCCCTGGGCGTGGTGATCGGCGTGCTCGCCGGCCGCTGGCGCCGCCGGCCGAAGCGGCCGGCGCCGGCATTGCGGGTACCGACATGA